One Molothrus ater isolate BHLD 08-10-18 breed brown headed cowbird chromosome 4, BPBGC_Mater_1.1, whole genome shotgun sequence genomic window carries:
- the CASP3 gene encoding caspase-3: MTEMGDGPHLGEDQTDAKSVPGFKGKSLPASKSMDSGILPDYSYRMDYPEMGECVIINNKNFQPHTRMSSRSGTDADAASVREVFMNLRYKVKINNDLSCGNIFKLLKKVSEEDHSERSSFVCVLLSHGDEGLIYGTDGPLELKALTSLFRGDRCRSLAGKPKLFFIQACRGTELDAGIEADSGSQETVCQKIPVEADFLYAYSTAPGYYSWRNAVQGSWFIQSLCEMLKKHAGKLELMQILTRVNRKVAEYESCSTQQDFNAKKQIPCIVSMLTKEFYFPS; the protein is encoded by the exons ATGACAGAAATGGGAGATGGACCACATCTGGGGGAAGATCAGACAGATGCAAAATCTGTTCCAGGTTTTAAAGG AAAGAGCCTACCTGCTAGCAAGTCTATGGACTCTGGAATTCTGCCAGACTACAGTTACAGAATGGATTATCCAGAGATGGGGGAATGTGTAATAATAAACAATAAGAACTTCCAGCCACATACCA GGATGTCGTCCCGTTCAGGTACAGATGCAGATGCTGCAAGTGTCAGAGAAGTTTTTATGAATTTGAGATATAAAGTAAAGATCAACAATGATCTTTCATGTGGGAACATTTTTAAACTATTGAAAAAGG tttctGAAGAAGATCACAGCGAGCGAAGCAGTTTTGTTTGTGTCTTGCTGAGCCATGGCGACGAAGGATTGATCTATGGTACAGATGGGCCTCTTGAACTGAAGGCACTAACAAGCCTTTTCAGAGGTGACAGGTGCAGAAGCTTAGCAGGAAAACCCAAGCTCTTTTTCATTCAG GCTTGTAGAGGGACAGAATTAGATGCTGGTATTGAGGCAGACAGTGGATCACAAGAAACTGTGTGTCAGAAAATACCTGTAGAGGCAGACTTCCTGTATGCCTACTCTACAGCTCCAG GCTATTACTCCTGGAGGAATGCAGTTCAAGGCTCATGGTTTATTCAGTCACTGTgtgaaatgctgaagaaacatgCAGGGAAACTTGAACTCATGCAGATTTTAACTCGTGTCAATCGCAAAGTGGCAGAGTATGAGTCCTGCTCAACTCAACAGGATTTTAATGCAAAGAAACAGATTCCATGTATTGTCTCTATGCTCACCaaagaattttatttcccttcctaa